ACAAACTTCAAACGTTTTACTTTGAACGCTGACTAATTAGTCTTTCTAAGATACTTAAAAGGCGGCAAAACAGATTTAAAACTGTTTGCCGCCTTTTTATATTCGTGTAGGGAGGGACTTTGGCTAATTTATATTCTTGAGGGATAATTAAAATAGATTATTTTTCCTCATGAGAAAGAAAACCTGCTATACAGCCATGTAGAGTGGCTTTTCTGGAATTAGTGAATTTATTAAATGACGTAGGGATTAAACTAAATCGCTCCGTATTTTCCAAGAAAAGAAATTACGCGATATTGTGAATTATGATTCAGGTACATAATTCTTCTATGCAACGTCTTTATCCAACCGGTTTTGTTTTGATATATCCTTCTTTTTTAAGAAGTTCTACGACTTTAAGTTTGAAATCCCCCTGAATAATAATCTCGCCATCTTTAGCTGATCCACCTACACCGCATTTTGTTTTCAGTAACTTGCCAAGATCTTTCAGATCCTCTTCTGATCCAACAAATCCAGTTATTAGCGTTACCACCTTTCCGCCCCTGTTCTTCTTATCAAGAGCAACCCGAAGAACTTGTTTGGCTGCTTCCAATGTTGTTTGTTCTTCATCACTATCACTATCTATATCGTAATTGAAATCGGGATTTGTTGAATACACAACACTCAGGCGCTCTTTCCAATCATTTTTTTTCATAATTTTCATATTTTGTTTTCAAATGTAACAAACTTATAGATATGTACAAAATAATCTTTTTCTTATTACTCGCTTGTTTGGAAAAAATAGTGTACTTTTGCAAATACCAAATAATAGACGAAGCACTATGAGTGACAATGAGCAAAAAGTAATTAAAGTACCAGAACCTTCTTTGCGCAGACTTCCTTGGTATTTATCAAATGTGAAACTGCTGAAGAATAAGGGGGAGCAGTATGTCTCTTCTACGCAGATTTCTAAAGAGATAAATATTGATGCTTCCCAGATAGCAAAGGATTTGTCATACGTAAATATATCAGGACGCACACGTGTGGGTTATGATATTGACGAATTAATAGCTGTTCTGGAAGACTTTTTAGGCTTTACCAATATGCATAAAGCCTTTTTATTTGGTGTAGGTAGTCTGGGAGGAGCCCTCCTTCGTGACTCCGGATTGAATCATTTTGGTTTAGAAATTGTTGCGGCCTTTGATGTTAATCCTGAACTTGTAGGAACTTCGATCAATGGTATTCCAATCTTTCATTCTGATGATTTTATAGAGAAAATGAAAGAATTTAATGTGAATATTGGCGTGCTTACCGTTCCAATTGAGATTGCCCAGAACATTACTGATAAGATGGTTGAAGGTGGTATTAAAGCTGTCTGGAATTTTACCCCTTTCCGTATTCGGGTTCCGGAAAATATTGTTGTTCAGAATACTTCCCTTTATGCACATTTGGCTGTAATGTTTAACCGTTTAAACTTTAATCAGATTAAGTAATGAAGATTATCGCCGTAGGAATGAACTACGCTGAACACAATAAAGAATTGGATTCCACGTTAGTAATACGAAAAGAGCCGGTTATCTTTATGAAACCAGATTCTGCTTTGCTAAAAGATGGAAAGCCGTTTTTTATTCCCGATTTCTCTGACGAAGTTCATTATGAGACTGAGTTGGTTGTAAAGATATGCAGATTAGGTAAAAATATTGCTGAACGTTTTGCGCATCGTTATTATGAAGAGGTAACAGTAGGTATTGACTTTACTGCCAGAGACCTGCAACGTAAAGCCCGTGAGGTTGGTAATCCCTGGGAGATATGTAAAGGATTCGATGACTCTGCAGCGGTTGGTAAATTTGTATCTTTAGATAAGTTTGGTGAAATTCAAAACCTGAACTTTCATTTGGATATTGATGGGAATAAAGTACAGCAAGGAAACACTGCTGATATGCTGTTTAAAGTGGATGAGATAATAGCTTATGTAAGCCGCTTCTTTACACTGAAAATAGGCGATTTAATATTTACCGGTACTCCTGTTGGAGTAGGTCCT
This genomic interval from uncultured Bacteroides sp. contains the following:
- a CDS encoding translation initiation factor; its protein translation is MKKNDWKERLSVVYSTNPDFNYDIDSDSDEEQTTLEAAKQVLRVALDKKNRGGKVVTLITGFVGSEEDLKDLGKLLKTKCGVGGSAKDGEIIIQGDFKLKVVELLKKEGYIKTKPVG
- a CDS encoding redox-sensing transcriptional repressor Rex is translated as MSDNEQKVIKVPEPSLRRLPWYLSNVKLLKNKGEQYVSSTQISKEINIDASQIAKDLSYVNISGRTRVGYDIDELIAVLEDFLGFTNMHKAFLFGVGSLGGALLRDSGLNHFGLEIVAAFDVNPELVGTSINGIPIFHSDDFIEKMKEFNVNIGVLTVPIEIAQNITDKMVEGGIKAVWNFTPFRIRVPENIVVQNTSLYAHLAVMFNRLNFNQIK
- a CDS encoding fumarylacetoacetate hydrolase family protein; amino-acid sequence: MKIIAVGMNYAEHNKELDSTLVIRKEPVIFMKPDSALLKDGKPFFIPDFSDEVHYETELVVKICRLGKNIAERFAHRYYEEVTVGIDFTARDLQRKAREVGNPWEICKGFDDSAAVGKFVSLDKFGEIQNLNFHLDIDGNKVQQGNTADMLFKVDEIIAYVSRFFTLKIGDLIFTGTPVGVGPVAIGQHLQGYLEEEKLLDFYIR